A window of Bacillota bacterium genomic DNA:
AACCCACTCGTCAGTGCTGGGCGCCGCCCTGCACCTGGGTTTGGTACAAGAGGGAGCAGCGCCAAGCGGTGAAGAACTCGGGGCGCTGCCCTTCTTTGACAAGGCAACCCCTATTGACGCAGGGCGGCTTCGTCTCATGGGATTGGATGACCGGGGAAACCGCGTATTCTTTGTGGGAAGGCGACGGAGGGCAGCCTCCATCATCGAGGCACTTAGGGCCTTCGGCACTGCCTGGGGCGTGGGTGACTGGCTCTTTGCCAGCACCAGCATGGCCGTGGGCCCTTCCCTGAGGCTGGGCGGGTACCTGTCCCGCAGGCTTGGCGCTGCCAGGCTGGGAGGCCGCTTCCTGGTGCGGGGGGCTGGGATGGCGCTGCCAGTCCTGGCTAGGCTGGTGGCCAAGTGCAGGCGCGAGGCCTTGCAAGGAAGCCAAGGTCGCGACCTGCCCGGGCTGCCTCGATGCGTGTTCTACGTATCCTCCCGGGTCGCCGTCTCCCAGGCGGCAGCCAGGTCTCACCTGAACGGCGTAGTTGACCCTGTGCAGCTTCACCCGTGGCTCGCGCGCGTGGGTCTAGACGCGGCGGGAAACCTGGTGCACGCTGCAACCCTGCCCGGTATCCTGGAGGTAAGGTCGGTGGAATCCTGGCTCTCCGAGGAGGGCCTAAGGGTCAGGTCAAGCCCCCCCTTCACCGACTGGGACGTGGCGCTCATAAGGCTGGGAACGGGATGGAGGCGGGCGGCGACCCAGGCAAGAAGGGCTCTAGAAGCGCAAGGAGAAGGAACTCCCCGAGAACTGGCGAACATAGCAAAGACAAGCGGCGGGTCTTGAGGAGAAGGGGTGGGTTCGTGGGTAATGGGGGCATAGTTGCCGCGGTTTCCCGGGGCGGCTTAGGCTGGGATCTTGCGCTTAGGCCGGGGGACAGGGTGCTAGCGGTCAACGGTTCTGAGCCCCAGGATGCCATTGACCTGCACTACATGACCTGCGCCGAGCACTTGGAACTCCACGTGCTGAAGCCATCCGGGGAGGAAGTGCTCTTCGATATAGAGAAGGATGCAGACGAGGCTCTCGGCATCGAGTTTGACGAGCCGCTCTTCGATGGTGTCAGGCGCTGCTGCAATCGCTGCCTCTTCTGTTTCGTGGACATGCTGCCCCGGGGCCTCAGGGACGACCTCTACGTGAAGGATGACGACTACAGGCTGTCATTTCTTCATGGCAACTTCATCAGCCTCACCAACATGGAGCCAGGAGACCTGGAACGCATAGCCAGGCAGGGCCTGAGCCCGCTGTACGTCTCGGTCCACTCTACGGCACCCGAGGTACGGGCCAGGATGATGGGCAATCCCAGGGCTGCCCGGATCATGGAGGACCTTTCGGATTTGGTCTCACGGGGGATCCGGGTGCATGCCCAGGTAGTGCTCGTCCCGGGCGTGAATGACGGGGCTGGACTTGAGAAGACCGTCAGGGACCTGGCCTCCCTCCACCCGGGCCTCGCCAGTGCCGGAATAGTGCCGGTGGGCCTGGGGAGGAACCTTCCCAGGGGGCTCCGTTCCCTTACCCAGGATGAGGCCGCCCGCCTGGCCGCATGGGGACGCGGGGTTCAGGAAGAGTTTCACGAGGTTATCGGGTATCCCTTCGTCTTCCTGGCTGATGAGGTCTACATAAGGGCGGGACTTGACTTCCCTCCTGCATACACCTATGCGGACTACCCCCAGCTGGAGAACGGTATCGGGCTCGCCTCGCGTTTTCTCAAGCCCGTCCGGCGGCATGGGCTCGTTCCTCCAGCCAATGCCAGGGAATGCACGCTGCTGACCGGTGTGGGCGCGGAGGGCATCCTGCGAGGGGCAGTGAAGGCCCTGTGCGGTTCCCAGAGTGGAAAAGTTGAGATAGTAGTCGCCAGGAACAGCCTCTTCGGAGAAGGGGTGACGGTGGCAGGGCTCCTGGGAGGCGGGGACATCCTGCAAGCCCTGCACAGCCGAAAGGGCAGTGGCCGTGTGCTGGTGCCGTCGGTGGCCCTGAGAAGCCAGGGGGACCTGTTCCTGGATGGCATGACCCCGGAGGAGCTCGAGAGGCGATTGGGCTCCCCAGTGGAGATCGTTGACCCCACTGGCCGTGGCCTGATCAACGCACTATGTGGAGGTGGCAGGCTTGGAGGCGCTCGTCGCCATCGTGGGACGGCCAAACGTAGGCAAGTCCACGCTGTTCAACAGGATATGCCAGAGATCCAGGGCCATAGTTGAGAGCATCCCGGGCGTCACCCGGGACCGGATCTACCAGCCTGCGGAATGGTGCGGGCACCGGTTCACCCTGGTGGACACCGGGGGCATACTCCCTGCCGCCGAGGATGGCATAGAGGCTGAGGTGACCCGTCAGGCTGAGGTCGCCATCGCTGAGGCCGACGTGGTCCTCTTCGTGGTGGACACCAGGATGGGCCCCAGCCCCGGTGACAGGGAAGTGGCCCAGATGCTACGGGAGAGCCACAAGAGGGTAATTGTAGTGGCCAATAAGACGGAGGGCGACAGGGCTAGGGCCGCTGCCCTGGAATTCTACTCCCTGGGGCTTGGGGATCCTCTGGAGGTCTCTGCCCAGCACGGCCTGGGCATAGGGGACCTCCTTGACCACATAGTGGAGGGCCTGCCCCCTGCTCAGCCCGAGGAGAACCTGGAGGCTATAAGGGTCGCCCTGGTAGGCCGGCCCAATGTGGGGAAGTCCTCGCTCCTCAATGCCTTGGTGGGCCAGGAGCGTTCCATAGTCCATGAGGCGCCTGGCACAACCCGGGACGCTGTGGACACCATATGGGAATCAGAAGAAGGAAGGTTCGTGTTCACAGACACTGCGGGCATGAGGCGCCGCACCCGGGTGAAGGAACCCGTAGAACGCTACTCGATTATACGGTCCATAAGGGCCATGGGGCGGTCCGACGTGGTGCTCTTGGTGCTGGACGCCCTGGAGAGCGTCGCGGACCAGGAGCGGAAGATAGCGGGACAGGCTAAGGAATCTGGCAAGGCCTTGGTGATCGTGGTGAACAAGTGGGATGCCGTGGAGAAGGATGCCAGTACAGCCTTGCGTGTGGAGGAGCGGATCCGCCAGACCCTCTACTTCGTGGACTACGCGCCCGTGGTGTTCACCTCAGCCCTGACAGGGAGGCGGGTTGACCGGCTCCCGGGACTCATATCCAGTGTTTACGCTGAGGCCTCCAAGGAGGTCCCGACCCCTGCCCTGAACAGGGTGCTGGAAGGTGCCACACAGGTCTTCCCGTCCAGGACATCCAGGCCCGGTCGCCCCTTCCGGCTTTACTACACGGTCCAGGCCGGGGTCAGGCCACCCACGTTCCTCCTGTTCTGCAACGACCCTGGCGAGGTGAAGGAGACCTACCTGAGGTACCTTGAGGGGAGACTGAGGGCGGAGTTCGGCTTTGCCGGGACCCCGCTGAGGTTCGTGCCGAAGAGCCGGAAACGGTGAGAATGCCCTAGGAAAGGGGGATAGCCTTGAGCCTTCTGATTGTCATCATCCTATCCTATTTCGTTGGAGCCATCCCCGTGGGCTACCTGGTAGGCAGGGCCAGGGGTGTTGACCTTACTGCCATGGGCAGCGGCAGCACGGGAGCCACCAACGTGTTCAGGGCGGTAGGCCCTGGACTGGCCATCCTAGTTCTTGCCCTGGACATGGCGAAAGGCGTGGGAGCCGCAGCCCTGGGCTGCTACTACTCCGGAATATCACCTGACTGGGGGAGCGTAGTCTCAGGCATGGCCGCGCTGGTGGGTCACGTCTACTCGGTGTTCCTCCGGTTCCGGGGCGGCAAGGGCGCAGCAACCGGGGCTGGTGTCCTCCTGTTCCTTACGCCCAGGGTCA
This region includes:
- a CDS encoding DUF3189 family protein, with product MRVVYHCYGGTHSSVLGAALHLGLVQEGAAPSGEELGALPFFDKATPIDAGRLRLMGLDDRGNRVFFVGRRRRAASIIEALRAFGTAWGVGDWLFASTSMAVGPSLRLGGYLSRRLGAARLGGRFLVRGAGMALPVLARLVAKCRREALQGSQGRDLPGLPRCVFYVSSRVAVSQAAARSHLNGVVDPVQLHPWLARVGLDAAGNLVHAATLPGILEVRSVESWLSEEGLRVRSSPPFTDWDVALIRLGTGWRRAATQARRALEAQGEGTPRELANIAKTSGGS
- the der gene encoding ribosome biogenesis GTPase Der, coding for MEALVAIVGRPNVGKSTLFNRICQRSRAIVESIPGVTRDRIYQPAEWCGHRFTLVDTGGILPAAEDGIEAEVTRQAEVAIAEADVVLFVVDTRMGPSPGDREVAQMLRESHKRVIVVANKTEGDRARAAALEFYSLGLGDPLEVSAQHGLGIGDLLDHIVEGLPPAQPEENLEAIRVALVGRPNVGKSSLLNALVGQERSIVHEAPGTTRDAVDTIWESEEGRFVFTDTAGMRRRTRVKEPVERYSIIRSIRAMGRSDVVLLVLDALESVADQERKIAGQAKESGKALVIVVNKWDAVEKDASTALRVEERIRQTLYFVDYAPVVFTSALTGRRVDRLPGLISSVYAEASKEVPTPALNRVLEGATQVFPSRTSRPGRPFRLYYTVQAGVRPPTFLLFCNDPGEVKETYLRYLEGRLRAEFGFAGTPLRFVPKSRKR
- the plsY gene encoding glycerol-3-phosphate 1-O-acyltransferase PlsY — protein: MSLLIVIILSYFVGAIPVGYLVGRARGVDLTAMGSGSTGATNVFRAVGPGLAILVLALDMAKGVGAAALGCYYSGISPDWGSVVSGMAALVGHVYSVFLRFRGGKGAATGAGVLLFLTPRVMALAAGSYALVLATTRYSSLGTLVGTAMAVISVFLLQHPIAHRVAVVAATAFIVYKHRQNISRLISGQELRLGRKRR
- a CDS encoding DUF512 domain-containing protein, whose product is MGNGGIVAAVSRGGLGWDLALRPGDRVLAVNGSEPQDAIDLHYMTCAEHLELHVLKPSGEEVLFDIEKDADEALGIEFDEPLFDGVRRCCNRCLFCFVDMLPRGLRDDLYVKDDDYRLSFLHGNFISLTNMEPGDLERIARQGLSPLYVSVHSTAPEVRARMMGNPRAARIMEDLSDLVSRGIRVHAQVVLVPGVNDGAGLEKTVRDLASLHPGLASAGIVPVGLGRNLPRGLRSLTQDEAARLAAWGRGVQEEFHEVIGYPFVFLADEVYIRAGLDFPPAYTYADYPQLENGIGLASRFLKPVRRHGLVPPANARECTLLTGVGAEGILRGAVKALCGSQSGKVEIVVARNSLFGEGVTVAGLLGGGDILQALHSRKGSGRVLVPSVALRSQGDLFLDGMTPEELERRLGSPVEIVDPTGRGLINALCGGGRLGGARRHRGTAKRRQVHAVQQDMPEIQGHS